The region tatatatatatattaattttctcTCAGGCTCTTACCAACCACCTCAAAGAAAAGCTGATAAGTGAAGGGAGGAGGCCATATGTCATTCCTCTTGGTGGATCAAACTCCTTAGGAACCTGGTTTATATCATCTTATTAATTTGATTGCATTAATTGAAAGCAATTATTTTCACATCAATTTATATAAAGATTATCGTCTGATATGTATCTCTTTTCATAATTCTGAATCAATTCCAATTATATTATGTGACTTTATTAATTAGGGGCGATATTGAGTCGATTAGAGAGATTGAGCAGCAACTCCAAAGTGGGAATAATGCTGATTTAAAGTTTGACGACATTGTTGTAGCTTGTGGCAGGTATTATTCCATTACCATCGATCTTACATGCATGACCAcacttcttaattaattaattattaaattctataatcatgcatattttatttttgtatcaGTGGTGGTACAGTTGCTGGTGTCTCATTGGGATCATGGATGAGCTCGCTCAAAGCAAAAGTATGCTCCTTTTAAGTAATTACATATGTagaattattaataatattattactttcattaatgaataatatttataCTTCaggttcatgcattctctgtttGTGATGAGCCCGACTACTTCTATGACTTTGTGCAAGCCCTAATTGATGGCCTTGAGGCTCATGGGGTTGCCTCGCGTGATATTGTTACCATACAAAATGTGagtagtctatatatatatatactactacTGGACTCGATTAGAACTAAAATGTTGGTTACCAAACAAAGTTTTTCTATGAAACTAAACATGCTTCTATGAAACTATATGCTTTGGCTTTGCATGGATACTTGATTCTTGACCAAAAATATAGCGCTTTGACTATCACACTACAACTGAATATATTCCTCTTATGTGAATGTGTTTATGCTTGGTACTTGAATAAACACAAAAGCTCAGTGATTGACTCTTCAATTGCTTGGATGATCTTATTCTTCTGACAGGCCAGAGGTATGGGATATGCAATTAGTACTCCAGAGGAGACAAAATTTCTTATGGACATTGCTGCAGCCACTGGTGTTGTTCTTGACCCTGTTTATAGGTTTGTATGAAttcttctttttaattttttttttttttatcgcaTTTTTCCTTTGAAcattagaagaaaaataaaacattatATTCTTTCTTACTTTTTAGTGGGAAAGCTGCTTATGGATTGTTGAAAAATATGAGTGAGAATCCAAAGAAGTGGGAAGGGAGAAAGATCCTCTTTATACACACTGGCGGGTTGCTAGGGTTGTATGGAAAGGCTGAGCAAATGGAGGTAGGAAATTGGCGCCGAATGGACATCCCTAAATCTGCTTCACCCGAGGATGGTATTGTAAAAATGTTCTAAGAAAAATAGCTAATAAACAAATCAGCGGGTTGTGAAGTTGGTTTGCTTTCCTTCTATTGAAGGGGTTCATTCAacaaaaatatcaataaaaggACAAATAAGTACTTGGACTGccctagggtttagggtttaggtgcATTGAGTAGGTCTTTTATGTTTTAGTAATCAAATCCCCCATCTTTATTGTTTTTCCCATATAAGTCCCCAATGctatataatattttaacaatAACAACATTGATAAAATAACACCCATTTGTTTCTCTTTACactcattttaattaattaattattactaaatatattattttgataaatttacctaaatattcacattaaatcataaataataataattggcGCCGGATGGACATCCCTAAATCAGCGGCTTGTGACGTTGGTAATTGGAGACTGCACTAATTTCGCCGTAATATATTTtatgttggtaactggtttaccatgcgCGCAGTGGAATGCATGGGGTGGTGGGACCagagatttcaattttttttatttaaacaaactttaaataatcagaTCCATTATAATGTGTACATTAatcaatgagaaagaaaaaaaaaggaattaCTAGTTGTAGAACTATCCCAGCCTCATCCCCCAAATGtagctgaagacgaacctcatttagagtttgatgaggaggaggtgGACTTTGaaaccctgaagacaacactgggagtgttgcaagatgagttggccgcgttgagggccaatcaggagagtgccgccgagataatggcgtcacagcagagggagatagagcgccagcgccaagagctgagcgagctacaggcggagatggaccgtcggcagagggataccatggcagcccttgaagcagccctccagttggctaggaatcagactGCGCcagcctcgcagcctgatcaacccccaagtgggccaccccaaaggggtctcaatcctagccctccgctctagccaacaagccctcaaaggccggatcACTCTGTTCATCAGTTCCATAAAAGcaacaggggcattagtcaatccaaaaaacatgactaagaactcataatgcccatacctggtacgaaaagcagtcttcggtatgtctccctccttgaccctcaactgatgataaccagaacgaatgtcaatctttgagaataccttcttaccttgcaattgatcgaacaatcatctatccttggcaaaggatacttattatttattgtcaacttattcagttctctgtaatcaatacacatcctcaaagaaccatcattctctttcacaaacagaactggcgcaccccaaggtgagaaactaggtctgataaaacctaaatccaacagttcttgcaactgtatttttaattctttcaactcagctagggccattctgtaaggcgctctagacactggctccgtccctggtgccagttctataataaactcaatttctctgtgtggtggcaaccctgacaaatcttctggaaatacatccaggaattcacaaactaacctggtttcttttggtctcactggcacgacctgagtggtatcaaccacactggccaagaattCAATaaaacctccttgcaatagatccctagccctcaatacagaaatcataggtatgcgagatccatgcacagtaccaataaacacaaaaggatcctcaccttcaggctcaaaggtgaccatcttccttctgcaatcaatggttgccccatacttcgccaaccaatccatacccaatatcatatcgaagttagtcataaccaactctatcaaatccactgataactttctgccctccactatcactggcaaagatctgacccatctcctggataccactaactctccagtgggtaacaaagttacaaaccccacagcataaaaatcacagggtctacacaacctatcaataatactactagcaacaaaagaatgtgtagcactagaatcaatcaatacattataaggggtttcagcactaagaagttgacctgtaacaactgagggagaagcctcagcttctgcttgagtcaacgcgaacactcgagctggggccgagctgtccgctttcctgggttcttattttcttgccttagggaaatcctttttaagatgacccactgctccacatgagaagcaggcccttgccctaaaCTCTCctaaatgatgcctcttgcatctagggcattcaggataagacttccaggcttcactaccacctggacaacccatagaaataccacgaggccgcctatcaggacctggaactgggaaggtgtcaggaaccttcctcttctgatcattggggcctacacccctaccagaacccacaaatggaggacctggcctcctgaattcctttatggctgcattgtcacgccagatcctgttctctgcactctcagctgtaagttccttctctaccacctgtgcataggtagtaaccccagccacagtggtgatacgaacatcacgggctaatctgggctgtagcccctgtagaaatctctctcttctggtcccatcagtgggcaccagctccatggcaaactttgccaaacgatcaaattttaaggcatactcagtgactgataagtttccctgaagtagcctaatgaattcctcatctttagctgccctgatggcatcattatagtatttttcattaaacagagtttgaaactcctcccaactcagggcatttacattcttggtctgggtaatcacttcccaccaaatccgggcatcctcccgaaacatataaatggcacaagccaccctctcattaccaattaccctcatgaagtcaaggataaTGGTAATCAttctcatccattgttcagccttggcaggatctgcactgccctcaaatactggaggttgttgcttcctgaacctttcataaagaggctcccatttatttccaaccttaggcagctgcccagctgctggcaccgacacaggaggtgcctctgatacattagccactgcaggcacttgctgctgcctcaggagacgaagctcttctccctatcTTAGCACTGTTGCCTGCAAATCACTGACTATTTTCcaccagtttacaggagctggctgtggaatctgtgactggtcattctcctgaccctgactgttattattctggccttgatcactttggtcaactgaagtatctgtctaccctggattcattcttatctgttataccttgctgaaacattgatcaatacgaccagtcaggtagtaataactaaacctcttgccgccttacggtccaagaacaagcaaacaattgtcacattccacagtcatacaaatatacaagcagatacatgtttatagcatttagcacttagcatgtatcacataatagttcacgaTCAACCAtacaagtatgttccagcaatctc is a window of Humulus lupulus chromosome 4, drHumLupu1.1, whole genome shotgun sequence DNA encoding:
- the LOC133829560 gene encoding putative D-cysteine desulfhydrase 1, mitochondrial encodes the protein MGLDFLTKKPYSPPSWASHLNPIPSHFISLAHLPTPIHKWNLPNLPNNTQVWLKRDDLSGMQLSGSKVRKLEFLLADAAAQAADCVITIGAIQSNHCRATAVAARYLNLDCYVILFTSKDFVDQDPGLTGNLLVERLVGAHVELISETEYANIGSVALTNHLKEKLISEGRRPYVIPLGGSNSLGTWGDIESIREIEQQLQSGNNADLKFDDIVVACGSGGTVAGVSLGSWMSSLKAKVHAFSVCDEPDYFYDFVQALIDGLEAHGVASRDIVTIQNARGMGYAISTPEETKFLMDIAAATGVVLDPVYSGKAAYGLLKNMSENPKKWEGRKILFIHTGGLLGLYGKAEQMEVGNWRRMDIPKSASPEDGIVKMF